The stretch of DNA tgttgtatatacactactgtatatagaTAACTAACATAAAGAGAACCTACtgaatggaaggaatgatgctaaagctgaaactccagtactttagccacctcattcgaagagttgactctttggaaaagactctgatgctgggagggattgggggcaggaggagaaggggacaacagaggatgagatggctggatggcatcactgactcgatggacgtgagtctgagtgaactctgggagttggtgatggacagggaggcctggtgtgctgcgattcatggggttgcaaagagtcgagcacgactcagcaactgaactgaactgaactgaactgaactgaataggacaGGAAactttactcaatactctgtagtacCTGTAAGGAAACAgcatctaaaaaagagtggatatgcgtgtatgtgtgggcttccctgatagctcagttggtaaagaatccacctgcaaggcaggagaccctggttcgatacctgggtcaggaagattcgctggagaagagacaggctacccactccagtattcttggtcttccctactggctcagctggtaaagaaaccacctgcaatgcaggagacatgggttcaatccctgggttgggaagatcccctggtgaagggaatggctacccactcctgtattctggcctggggaattccatggactgtatagtccaaggggtcgcaaagagttggacacgactgagtgaattttactttcactttcataagtgtATGTGTAACTGgcttactttgctgtacaatagaaactaacataacgtaaatcaaccatactccaataaaatattataataaaaaatatcctGGGAAAACCTTCCAGCCAATATATTGGAACTAATGTTTCTTTTTCACAATAGTCATAGATCTTTTGCCTTAGCTTAAACAGTTCTCTGAGTACTCTTAaatcttaaaatgttatttttgccttaaaattatgtattttatatttgttatttctttctttccaataatATATCATCTATTAAAAGGCCAGAAtaatgccaaaaataaatacaagcatTACATACTTTccaaaaaaatgagataatatagaTGGCTACTATTTGTAAGTGCTTGCCATGTGCCCAATATTCTGCTGAATGCTTTGTATTTATTACCTTGATTTTTCTTATCAAAGACCCCATGAGGTACTTGCTATTCTCTAAGAGTCCACATAAGAACGAATTAAGGTTGCAAAGCCTATAATCTAAATAGTCTAtaaagtatgtgtatgtgtgcatgagcactcagtcttgtccaactctttgtgaccccatggactgtagcccaccaggctcctgtgttcctgggatccttcaggcaagaatactggactgggttgccatttccttctccaggggatcttcctgatcagggactgaactacatctcttgtgtctcctgcattggcaggcagtttctttacctgttgagccactgtggaagccaGTCCATGAAGTATAAATAACACTAATTCCACACCTTTGATTATGCTGTTATAGCTCCTTAGAATGTTCCTTTTCCTATAACAactcagtatttttttatttttcatttgagttCCAGCTTAGAAGTCTCTTCTTATGGTTTTCCTtgacatatttaaagaaaaatcatctgCTCCTCCATTCTACTTGATTACATTTGCAACACTAGAATTTTGCACATCGGACTATACCTAAATGTCTGTCTCCAGCTGGACGGTAAACACCTGAGGTGAACACTTGGACCATATATCATCATCAACATGCATGGAATGGAGCACATCACCagtgttttctttgcatttctaggAATCACTTTCTAAATTTGTTTGTGTAATTACACAAAGTATGTGTGGCTCCAAAGTAAATTCCACAAAGCCAGGCTTATCCAAAGAAGTTATTCCTAATCCCTCCATGCATTCCCTTGCTCCCCATAGatagtcatttttataatttaaagtttTCCTTCTTATTgctatttcaaaaacatttttgcaTATCTGTAGCTCCTTTGTTTCTTGGATAAATGGTTATATAATATACACACTTGACTCCAAgttgctttttctcatttaacaATTTATCCCAGAGATTACTTTATAGTAGTATGTTCAGATATTCTTCATTCCATTCTCAGCCACAAAGTAGCCCATTCTCTGGACATAATGTGGCTTATTTAGCCTGTTCCATGTATTGGTATCATCAATTGATCAATTTGTTGGCTTTAATCAAGTAGTTTTtactatatatgtaatatatatagtgacatataatgtaaatatatataaaatatactgctGATATCTTCAtgggtcacagccttgtcatggtgaaggggcttgcataactcaatgaagctatgagccatgtcatgcagggccacccaagatagacaggccatagtgaagagttctgacaaaatatggcctgccagaggaggaaatggcaaaccactccatcATTCTTGTTATGAGAAGAACCCCacaaatagtatgaaaaggcaaaaagatatgacactggaagataaaACCCCAGGTGggaaggtatccaatatgctactggggaagagcagagggcaatcactaatagctccagaaagatgAAGCAGCTGgaccaaagtggaaatgacactcagttgtggatgtgactagtggtgaaagtaaagtctgatgctgtaaagaacaatgttgcataggaacctggaatgttaggtccatgaatcaggatAAACTGAATGTGACCAAgcagatggcaagggtgaacatccATATCCTAGGAATCAgtgagtgaaataaaatggacggaaatgggagaatttaattcagatgaccatcatatgtactcctgtgggcaagaatccctttgaagaaatggagtagccgtcatggtcaacaaaagtgtctgaaatgcagtacttgggtgcagtctcaaaaatgacagagtgatcttggttcatttccaagcaaaccattcaacaatAATCCAAGGCtttgccccaaccactgatgccaaagaagctgaagttgactctttctatgaagacctataagaccttctagaactgacaccaaaaagaaaaaaaataaataaaagatgtccttttcattgcaggggattggaatgcaaaagtagaaagtcaagagatacctggagtaagtttgaccttggagtacaaaatgaagaagggcaaaggctaacagagttttgtcaagagaacacataacacactggtcacagcaaacatcctttgccaacaacccaagagacgactctacacatggatgtcatCAAATGGTCCattccaaaatcagattgattatattctttgcagcaagttctatacagtcagcaaaaacaagacctggagcctgactgtggctcagatcatcagctccttattgcaaaattcaagcttaaatggaagaaagtagggaaaacctctaggccattcaggaatgacctaaatcaaatccattatggttatacagtggaggtgatgaatagattcaagagattagatccagcagacagagtgcctgaagaactgtgaactgaggtttgtaacattgtagaGGAtgcaatgaccaaaaccatcccaaagaaaaagaaatgcaagaaggcaaagtggttgtctgaggaggctttgcaaatagctgaggaaagaagagaagtgaaaggcaagggagagagggaaagatatacccaactgagtgcagagttccagagaatagcaaggagagatgagaaggtcttcttaagtgaacattgcagaaaacacacaaaaacaatagaaggggaaagactagagatctcttcaagaagactggagatatcaaggaaacatttcatgcaagggtgGACATGATatagacagaaacagtaaggacctaatagaagcagaagagattcagtaagaggtggcaagaaaacacagaagaattgtatgtaaaaagtcttaatgacacagataaccatgatggtgtggtcactcacttcgAGTCAGAcctcctggagtatgaagtcaagtgggccttaggcatatttactatgaataaaactagtggaggtgatggaatttcagctgagctatttcaaatcctaaaagatgatgctgtttaaagtgctgcatttaatatgccagcaaatttggaaaaagcagtgacctcaggactggaaaagttccattttcattccaaccctaaagaaaggcaatgccaaagaatgttccaactactgtacaattgtgttcgtttcacatgctagcaagattatgctcaaaatcctgcaagctaggcttcagcagttagTGAactcagaacttccagatgtacaagctggatttagaaaaggcagaggaaccagagatcaaattgccaacatttgtggatcacagaaaaagcaagggaattagaGAAACGCATCTACTTATTGCTACATTGACTgtactaaagcctttgtgtggatcacaataaactgttgaaaatttttaaagagatgagaaaaacacCACATTACCTATctctggagaaacctgtatgagggtcaggaagcaacaattagaactgggcatgggacaacagactagttcaaaatcaggaaaagagtatgtcaaggctgtatattggcactctgcttatataacttatatgcagagtacatcatgcaaattgccgggctggatgaatcacaggctggaatcaagattgcagggagaaataacaacaacctcagatatatagatgataccactctaatgacagaagatgaaagcaactaaatagcctcttgatgagggtgaaagaggagagtgaaaaagctgacttaaaactcaacattataaaaaccaagatcatggcatttggtcccataacttcatgtcTAATAGAAGAGGGGAAAGTGAAACAGTGacacttttattttcctgggctccagtatcactgtggatggtaactaaagccatgaaattaaaagacgcttgctccttggaaggaaaattatgacaaacccagagagtgtattattaataaatagtagagccataactttgctgacagaggtgaTAACTGACATAgtgaaaactatgatttttccaatatgtgaaagttggaccataaagagggctgagcatcgaaaaattaatgcttttgaattgtggtgctggagaagactcttgagagtcccttgaactgcaaggagattcaaccagtcaatcctaaagataatcaatcctgaacattcattggaaggacttatgctgaaattgaaattcccatactttggccactggttGAGAAgggatgactcattggaaaagagtcatctgatgctgggaaatattgaagggaaaaggagaagagggtggcagaggatgagatgtttagataacatcactgagccaatgggcatgaatttgaccaaagccccggaggtagtgaaggacaggggagcctggagtgctgagtccatggggacacaaagagtcaaatgcagtgtagcaactgaacaacaacaaaatatataatgaatggTGATGTGTAGTGTAtggtgaattatatatatatttaatgtatatattaatacatgtatctCTGTACCTTTATATATAATCTTtcattatttgctttattttctttctctcttagtATGTCTTTAATATTTAGGAAAGTATATATTTTGCACTGACAATTGCCatataaatatctttatataatattctatgaGCCCAATTTATAGGCTACTGTCAGCTGATGCTCTACTttcagaaaaacttttaaaatcttttaaaaggggACTCTTTCCCCATTTGTAGCACTAATACCTGCATCTAAAGAATGGCTCAAAAGTTCATCTTATTTGTATAAGTAAAAGCATAGAGAAAAAAAACTATGCATAAACTTGAGTGGATAAATGTATAGAAAAGATATTTACAAGTAAACACATCAGTGATTTTTGCTGAGAAAGTCCACTTCAATGTCTCTCCATTAGTGCAGAGAGTTTGTTCTCTGTTGTTTTCCCCAGATACTTCAGTGCCTTTAACAGTGTctcacatttaataaatattcaagaatgaatgaaagaagagaatgacatCTGAAAGGAACCACTGAAAGCAGACAAACTTTTCAGTGAAAATATTGGCTCCCATTTTCCTACAGAAACAGTTGACAGGAGCTCAATGCTACTCTCAGATGTGGTCATGCAGACTGCAATTTGCCAGTTTCCACCAAACATGTTGTCTTATCAAAGACTTGCTTCACTTGTCTAGGTCACCTATCTGTTCTTTGAGTGCATGTGGATTTGAAacttccttcaaaaaaaaaaaaaaaaaaaagaatcaccacTGAGGTCCTATTGTAAATAGGGGAGAATCAGTGCACACTTGGTTTGCTGCATGGATGACACCTATAGCATTGAGTGCAAGTCTGAATATAAACTTGCAGACTGTGTTATATAGCACATTGTGTAGCTATCAAAGCTGATGTAATGCCTGAACCATATACtgtgttctttttgcttttatatacGAGAAGTTCTCCAAactacttttcacttttttgttcttttcctgggCTAGGATTTATAGTGTTATCTGATTTGCTCATGAAATTAGCAGGCACCTAGGAAAGAATTAGATGGTGAATGACTGTCACCGAGAAGTGGCAAGGCCCTGCTGTGTGTCCTGCAGGTGTAATTTGTCTAGCAACCAAAGACAAAatcttaaaggagaaaaaaaccacaatgaattTTTAATACAGGAAAGTATCACTTTATTTTGGTACAGAAATAGATCAGGTTACAGAAAAGTTTTAGGAAAAGTTAGAAGAATGAGTTTACCAATTTTCaggtgaaaggggaaaatctgttACTGGAGAAGTGCTCCATGCCATATCCATCACCTTCAACAGCTTGGTCTGCTTCCTCACGGGAATTATGAAGCCCAGTTTAGCTGAGCAGCATCAACCCCAAAGGAGGGTCTGCATGTATGGGGACAGAGGTAAATGGAGACAGTGGTCACAGGGCAGCGGGCTCAGCAGCAAGAAGAGGGACAGCACACGGGGCGGGGGCAGGTGGAGATGACACAGGTGGGGCGATAGCAAGTGGTGTGGCAGGAGACCCGGCCACACACTGGGCGCAGGCAGCAGCTCGGGCGGCAGCAGCTGGAGCCAAAGGAGCTGGAGCCACAGCATGAGGGGCGGCAGCAGCTGGAGATGTGGGAGCAGGTGGGCTGGCAGCACACAGGCTGGCAGCACTGGGGCCTGCAGCTGGAGATGCAGCAGGTAGGCCTGCAGCAGCTGGAACCACAGCTGGAAACACAGCAGGAGGGGCGGTAGCAGCTAGAGATGCAGCAGGTGGGGCGAGGGCAGGTGGGCTGGCAGCAGACCGGGCGGCAGCAGCTGGACACAGCACAGCTGGGGCGGCAGCAGGTGGTCCTGCAGCAGGTGGTCCGGCAGCAGGTGGGGCGGCAGCAGGTCTCCTGGCAGAGACTTCGGCCACAGCTCTGGTCAGAGCAGACGGAGCCACAACAGGAGCTGACCATGGTGTCCGAGGGTGGAGGTTCTGATGTTAATAGGAGAGTGAACTTAGTGATTTGAAGTATCTCTGCTGCTTGTCCTCTTTTATACCCTACTGAGACTGCTGTGTTCATGTCCTAGACTGCTTCCTAGTTCAGTTACCTAAAGAAACATTAGTCATTATGTTAGATCATCATGTTTTTCtggttaactattttaaaatgaaggaaaataagatttccttttcccagtgtgttaaaattttccagtccagcctttcttaCAGAATTGCTTTTACTCTTTTCCTGTTTGTCGTGGACTCCGTCACTGGAATTTACCTGTGGTCTGTGTATGACTCCATGATGTTGTTTGGATGGATTGTCATCATGATGCCAAGATCTCTTTTGATGTCAAAATAGAAGCAGAATTATTGTAGGCAAATAGAGAGAAAAATGGTCGTCCTTGTGAGTTATCTGTACGCCATGAGGAAGACAGATCCAATCCGTGAGTCACGAATGCTGACTAGATACTGGACTGTCTCTGGTGCTTCAAAGGATGTGTCAGGTACTACTTCCTGTATCCAATTTGAACCTGTTACCaatgactcattttttttaagtattaaaaagtaTTTGGAGCCACCTTGAAGGGACTCTCACTGACCCAATAAGGAGCAACTTGAATAACACAATGAATAAATGGCAGTAAAGAATTTTAACCCATTAAATAAAAATCCATGAGTCGATACTGAGGCCCATTGtgtaaaaaaataagagaaagttaTCCATGACAGTAGAATGTCAGCTaattaatacagaaataaaaagggagtTAAAAATCACTGTCTACCATCCTCATAGTAAAATTTGATTCATGTAGCCCTAATCCTAActctaagtttatttttatctaaatcATATCATAATCTACCTATCTATTTCTACCTATCATCTATTTACCTACCTATATCCAtctatgagagaaaaaaaatgtggcaTGATTTTGAATATAGGTAAAAACTATATGGTATAAAGAAGTTTGTATTACTCTTTGAACTATTCtgtaaatttgaaatattttttaaaataaaaagtagattttttgatagcagccattccagctggcatgaaatggtacctcattgtggtgtCAATTTGTattttggggagggaggtgttaaggggtttgggatgggggacacatacacacacatggctgattcatgtcaatgtatggcaaaaatcaccacaatattgtaaagtaattagcctccaactaaaataaattaattaattaaaagaaaaagaaaataccacaAAATAATCCAGCATCCCTAGTAAATAAGCAAGTGCCTATTTAAATGATAACAAATAAATAGAggtatgtgaaaaaaaataaaaagtaaaaaaatatttaaacgaATTAAGATTAAAAATCTTTTCCTGCAGTGTTAGTATATTAAGAGGAAGCAGTTTGTGTCTTTGGGGGGAAATATTAAAGTATATGATAAATCTTAATAGGAGCTTCTACTATAAGAAGCCTTTCTTGTGTTTCTAACTAATGCCATAACCTTTTTCATCTTCTTGGGTCCCTCAAAATATAGAACTTTTAACAACATGGCAGATGAAGTTGATGCTAACAGACCCACCTTCTAGATCAAGCAAATAGAAATgcttgagaaatatttttaaaatatttccattacaTAGCCAAacttaaagggaaagaaaaattctcatttttcagaaggaaaaagagaatgcCAACTGCATATGATAGCTGATATCCAAGATTGTGAAGGTTTGGTATCTAGTTATAAGCTTTCAAAATGGGAGGCTGGTAGTTGAAACCCAGGTAGGTGCAAGAAATGACTTTAAACCTTTCACAAGACAAGGTCTAGGAAGGGAGCATTCTATCCATAGTCTGCATTCTTGAAGTGGAACCTAGTAAGATGGGGACAAGAAAACCTTATCTCCCCACTAGGAATTGTAAGTGGTGATCAAAGTGCCTGTGGACATCTAAACCACAGCAGTATCACTAAGCTTTCCAATTCACACTAAATGAATAGGGGAGGAATCTCAAGTtgagaaactaacaaaacagtGAATATCCTTGGAAACATCAGAGACAAAAGCAGAAATTATAGCACAGAGAAATAatcccttaaaaaacaaaataacgtTAACTGTGAAGAGAAATAAGCTTCTAAGACTACACATAGACTTCATGAGTTACCCAAAAGGGAAAATGTTACAAAATATTCCCCACAAAAAATCCTCGAGTCTATTTCTGTTgacttttccttgtttttaataaTATGGTCCTTTGATTCTTATATACctggtaattatttttattgaatgccAAACATATGTAAAAAACTGTAGAGGCTTGAGGTGATTTTTTATCTTCTACCTGgaacagatttaattttcttcttggaCTGTGGGTTCTCAATACTACCCGCATAAGTCAACTCCCAAagactgttgtttagtcactaaatcatgccccacccttctctttgtgaccccatggactgcagcatgccaggctcctctattcccCACCATcgcctggaacttgctcaaattcatgtccattgactcggtgatgctatctaagtccccttctccttttgccttcaacctttcccaacaccAGGCTCTCTTCC from Bos mutus isolate GX-2022 chromosome 19, NWIPB_WYAK_1.1, whole genome shotgun sequence encodes:
- the LOC138992021 gene encoding keratin-associated protein 4-11-like; this translates as MVSSCCGSVCSDQSCGRSLCQETCCRPTCCRTTCCRTTCCRPSCAVSSCCRPVCCQPTCPRPTCCISSCYRPSCCVSSCGSSCCRPTCCISSCRPQCCQPVCCQPTCSHISSCCRPSCCGSSSFGSSCCRPSCCLRPVCGRVSCHTTCYRPTCVISTCPRPVCCPSSCC